AGCGACGACTGAGAATATATCAACTCATTTTCTAATTTTGCGTAAGTCCTATCAATGTCATTTTTCACCGAGCGCCAGAGGTCTCCCGCAGAGATACGTTCTTCACGCAGCAACCGATTGAGTTGGTCATGACTCCATCGGTCTGTATGCTCCGCAAAATACGTCTGCGTAAAGTTGTGAAAACTGGCTAAGAGAAACTGGCAATAATCCGATAGTAACGGGTATCTTTTTTCTCAAACAGTTAGGGTCGTCATAATACAAAAGTATAACACAAATCTAACTTACTGCGTAAGTCCTAATCAATTAGAATTGGTATTAGTTTTTCAGCACAGAGCGGTACTGCAGGAGGGACTGCTAAAAGTTTAACCGGTAGTGGCATGACTTATTCGGCGACAATCACACCCTCTGGCACAGGCACCTTGCGGATATCGGTACCTGCGGGTGCTGCCGACGATGGTGCCGGCAATACCAGTAACGCATCGGCGCATGTAGATGTCTCTGTGGATACGGAAGCACCAACACCGACGATTACCGTGCCAATGACCCCGCAGAACGGTGCCTTTGATGCGACGATTGACTTCGGTGAAACTGTGACGGGTTTTGTAAAGGCTGATGTTACGGTAGGCGGAACGGCGACCCACACAGTCGGGGCCCTATCCGGCGGTACCAATGGTTCCTATACATTGCGGATAACCCCAACGACTTCTGGGACAATAACCATTGATGTAGCTGCCAATGTTGCCACGGATGGTGGTAGCAATAGCAACAACGCAGCGACACAAGCCACGGTGACAATTGATAAAGACCCACCTATGCCAACAATTACCGCACCCACGACCGATCAGAAAGATGCGTTTGATGTGACGATTGATTTCGGTGAGGATGTGACGGGTTTTGTGGTGGGTGATCTGACAGTTGCGGGTGCGACGAAGGCGAGTAATTGGAAATCCGGTGATGCAGGTCCACAGACCTACACAATCACCCTCACACCGACAGCTGCAGATGGTACAGAAGGCACAGTGACGATTGATGTGAATGCAAATGTCGCAATGGATGCCGCTACCAATAACAATACGGCAGCGACACAAGCGAGCGTATCTATAGATAAGAAACGTCCGACAGTCATGATTACAGGGGCACCGACGGCGGAGCAGAAGAGTGCGTTTGATCTCACCATCACGTTCAACGAAGATGTGACGGGTTTTGCGGCGGATGACCTAACGGTCACAGGCGAGGCGACAGTGACAACAGTGGCAGCGGTAGGAACGAGCAAGACAAACTATACAGCGACGATTACGCCGAATGCTGCGAAAGAGGGGGATGTCACCGTCAAGGTCAATGCGAATGCTGCCACGGATGAGGCGGGGAATGGGAATATCGTTTCAGCGGCAACAGGTAACATTCATATAGACACGATTGTGCCGACGGTCTCTGTGAGCGGTTTCCCGACGGCGGAGCAAAATGCTGCTTATGACCTAACGGTGACGTTCTCGGAACCCGTCAACGGTTTTGCGGTGCCTGCGGATCTGACGCTCGGATTAACGCGTGAAGCCGGTGCGACCCCAATTGCAGCGGCAGCCTTAAAGTCGGGTTCTGATGGCGATGCTGTCTATACCGTAACCATCACACCGAATGCGGCAGGGACAGAAGGTGATGTGACGGTCACTGTTGATGCCAACAGCGTCCAAGATTTTGCCCTCAATAACAACACGGCTTCAACGGAGACGACTTCGGTGCATGTAGATACGATTATCCCGACGGTCTCTGTGACTGGCTTCCCGACGATAGAGAAAAATGTTGCTTACGATTTAACGGTGACGTTCTCGGAGGAGGTCAACGGTTTTGCGGTGCCTGCGGATCTGACGGTCACGGGTCCTGTGACGGCAAGCCTTGCCTCGGGTTCGGATGGCGATATTGTGTATACGGTGACAATCACGCCGAATGCGAATGATGAAGGAGATGTGACGGTCAGGGTCAATGCGAGTACCGTCCAAGACTTCGCACGCAATGACAACACCGCTTCACCAGAGACAGATGTTGTCCATGTGGACACAATTCCGCCGACGGTCTCCGTCGCCGTCACGCCACCGACGGTGGAGGCGGGCGGGTATACGGCTGCGGAACGCAACGCCCCTTACCTCCTAACCGTGACGTTCTCGGAGGAGGTCAACGGTTTTCGGAAGAAGTCAACGATTTTCGGGTACCCGGGGACTTCACGCTCCCGGACCTCGTAACACCGAGCTTACAAGCCGGTGCCGACGGTGCGAGTGAATACATCGTTCGGATGACACCCAATGAGGACGTTCAGGGAAACCTCTTCATCGAAGTCAATGCGGAAACTGTCCGGGATTTCGCCCTTAATCTGAACCCCGAGTCGGTGGCAACGACGCAACCCGTGCGGATTGACACCATCGCACCCACAGTCGAGATTACCGACCTACCGACCGGTGTTAAGGGGGAACCCTTTGATGTCACAATCACCTTTGCCGAAGCCGTCAACGGATTCACAACCGAAGCCATTGCACTCATGGGACCCGCAACCGTCCTCCTCACGGCTGGCACGGATGGCGATGCCGTCTATACGGCGCGAGTCACACCGAACCCCAACGCCAGCGGAGATGTAACCCTACAGATTCCCGCAGGGGTCGTCGAGGACCTGGCGGAGAATGTCAACATCGCTTCTGACCTAACAGCTCCGATTCCAATTGACACCAACGCACTGACGGTCGAACTTAAAGATGTCCCGGATACCGTTCAACTTGGTGACTTTTCTGTGATGATCGTCTTCTCAAGCGACGTGGATGGCTTTGTCCTCGGTGATATTGAGATTACGGGCGATGCGGTTGTGCAAGATTCGACCTTACTCGGCACGGGGAGCATGTATTCTTTGACAGTCACGCCGGATGAAAATACCGATGGCGATGTGATTATTACCGTGCCGGCGGGTGTCGCCCAAGATGCTACCGGGAAGTCAAACGCTGCTTCGGCACCACAGGCGGTCGCTGTCGCACCGAGCTGGATGCCCGACCCAAGCCTCAGGGATGCTTTCCGAGCACAACTGAATCTCAGTGCCGGTGTAGACTTTACGCAACAGCAGGTGAGAACTGTCACCACGCTTGAATCTGAGATGGTTGGCATTTCTGACATCACAGGTGTCGAACAGGCAACGACCCTCACGACGTTGGTGATTCCGGGGAATAGGATTACGGATATTACACCCTTGCGACGCCTGACGAGACTCACGACCCTGAGCCTCGCTGGCAACGCAATCACAAACATCACACCCTTGGCGGGATTGACGGGGTTGACATCCTTGAATCTCAGCGGGAACGGTCTGACGAGTATCGCTGCGCTTGAAGATTTGACGAACCTGACGACGTTGGACCTCAGCAACAATGCCCTCACGGACATCTCTCTGCTTGAGAACTTCACTGAACTGACGGCGTTGAATCTATCGGGGAACCGCATCACCGATATTTCTCCGCTGACGGCACTGACGAACCTGACGACGCTGAGTCTGAACGATAACCCGATTGCTAATTTCACACCGATCGCAGGCTTAACCGCGCTCACGACACTCGAACTCGGTGGGACGGGATTGCGCAGTTTGGACGCAATCTCTGGGTTGACGGGACTGACGGTGCTGAATCTGCGGGATAACGGGCTTACCGATATGACGCTACTGGCGAATTTAACGGGGCTGACGACGCTGAATCTCAGTGGGAATACCGTTGGCGACCTGACGGGTCTCACCGGGTTGACAGGGTTGACGGTGCTAAACCTCAATGACAATGCCGTTATTGACATCGCGCCGTTGGCAAGTTTGACGCGTTTGACGACTTTAGCACTCGCCGATAATGCGATTGATACGGTTTCATCTCTCACGAGTTTAACGTTGCTCACGTCCTTGAATCTGACGGATAACGGTATTACAGATGTCAGTCCAATCGCCGGTTTAGCGAACCTTGGAACGTTACGGCTCATGGGGAACCCGATCCTCAACACGGCACCCTTGTACCCCTTGACGCAGCGTGTGCCACCCGTGGATATTGATATTGAAGTCTCTCAGTATCCACCTTGGGATGTCAACGCCGACGGCACGGTGGATGCCGCCGATTCGGCACTCGTGACAGCGGCGTTGGGGCAGACGGGTGATGCTATTGAGAACCCACGCACCGATGTTAACGGGGACGGAAGGGTGAATAACGCGGACCTTACGCTTGTGACTGCCAACCTTGATGTTGGTGTCGCGGGCGCACCGGCTGCAGAGAACCTCTTATCACGGCTTGATGCGAAAACCCTCGGCACGTTGGATCGCGAGACGTTAGAAACGTACCTCCATCAACTCCGACTTGAGAGCGACGGTTCGTTGAAATACAGAAATGCGATTGCGATGCTGGAAAGTTTGTTAGCAGCACTCCGTCCAACGGAGACGCGGCTGTTGGCGAACTATCCGAACCCGTTCAACCCTGAGACGTGGCTGCCTTACGCGTTAGCCGCCGACAGCAGTGTTGAAATCTTCATCTACGATGCGCGCGGTGTGTTGGTACGGCATCTGGAACTTGGACATCAACCGGCTGGCTATTACGTTGCGAAGTCGCGTGCAGCGTATTGGGACGGCAGAAATACGCACGGTGAAAGCGTATCGAGCGGTGTCTATTTCTATCAACTCCGTGCGGGAGATGTGTCCCTACTGCGCAAAATGGTGATTTTGAAGTAGCCATCAGCGGTCAGGGCGTTCCGCTTCGCTCTACTCTCAGCGGTCAGCGATCAGCAGTTGGTCTTTTGTAGCACAAACTGTATGAAGTGTAAGCAGATATTTCGGTAACTGACGGGCAATGAATGGTTTCCCTACTACAAACGGATTGGTTCGTAGTAGTGCGATTTATCGCACGTTTGAAAGTTCCCGGATTAATAAATTAATCTTCATTTATGGTAAACCAGAAAAATAAATGAACATTTTACCCCGGCCTGGTAGGTGCGGTTTCTAACCGCACCGGTCCTGAATGTCTAATTAATTCTAAGGTTTACCATAGTTTGTGAGCGATATGGCGCAAACTGAAAGTTTACGCTACAAGTGGCAAGCTTTATCAAACTCACGTAGTCTGGAATATGCCAAATCGCGCAGAAGTGTTACCACATAGCCTCTTTAACTTATAACTTACAACTTATAACCTATAACTCAAAAAAAGGAGCAAACAGTTAATATGTTTCCACACAAACCTATATCCGTTTTAACCCTCTTAACCGTTACACTCGTCTTATGCCTCTGTTCACAGTGGTCCGCGATGGCACAGTTTTCAGAACAGAGGCTTATACCCCTTGTTGTTCAGGCATCTGCAGATAGCAATTCGGACAATAAGTACGCTCCTGCGACTTCCGACGTTTCCCGCAGAGAGAATCCTGTTGGGATCGACATCGGTCCTTTGTACCTCATCGAAAACGCAGATACAGTAAACCTGCCTGCACACGACTTTGCCGTCTACGGACGGGCACCGAGAGGATACCCTACGACTACGACTACCAATCCCGACCCTGATACTTATGACGGTGCAGGCTCTGCCGAGGCGGGCATCTTAGTCCACGTCCCTTATGAACATATCCGGCACTCAATGTTACAAGAGCCGAATTCAACGCGGATGCCCGACTTAGAGACGTTCTTCGATTTCGGAGGCACCCTTGAACTCGTCACAGCAGAGGACAGCTCCCTCGCCATGCGCGATATCGTCATCAGTGAGATTATGTGGGCAGTGGATAGAGGGATTGACAATTCACCAGACGGCGGGGGAATAATGGTTCCAAATCCAAATTACGATCGTTCCCTTCCCGTAGATCAGAATACGAATCCAGAAACGATAACCATAAGGGTTCCACAACTCCAGAACCAAGAGGTGCAGTGGATTGAACTCTACAACACCACGAATGCAGCCATTACAGAGACACTCTATTTCTTGTTCACCCCATTTGTGAGCCATCCCACCCGAGACACCGTAACCTTTGGCGGAACGACCTACAAAGTCCTTGATTCCATAGATACCCTCTTCGCGGGACTCTGGAAACTGCCGGGGAAAAGCGGCGATAGACCGAACACGGCGTTCGTCTCTGCTTATCGGGCTATCGACTACAATACCGTCGAGGATGGCGACCTGGACAGGGCAGCACAATTGGCGGGGATTCCGTTTGGTGCCAATCCGAACAGTTGGCAAGCGACCCCGGCGAACGGACGCAGAAATACAGACATAAAAATCATCGCTGGCAATGCTGTCATTGAACTCCTCTCTATCAGCACACCCGGTGCGAAACACGTCACGGGTATCCACGTCGGACGACTGCAGCAATCTGCTGTCAATTCTGACATCATTGTTATCAACGAAGTCCGCAATGATACCTCAAATGCCAACATCGACTGGGTGGAGTTAAAAAACGTCAGTTCCGGTATGCAGCAGCTGAAAGACTGGGAACTCAGTATTGTGACCGCAGCCGGCACGGACACCGATCTCGTGGATCTTCCCGAATACGAGATAGATTCCGGCGAGATTCTCCTGCTGGTGAACGAAGACCCGTGGGTGACACCCCTCGCTGCAGGGGCGAATGCCGCGAATATGGATGAACAGCAGAGAGCGGGCGCGATGGCTTATGTTGTCGATTCACGTTTGAACCTGCCAAATACGGGGAAGTTCATGCTCCTGCTGCGGAATAACCCGAACAAAAACGGCAAGGATGAAAATATTCAGGATTACGCCGGCAACGGGTTCTTTGAAGATTTTTCTGCCAATGTGAGCACACAGTTCTGGCCCCGTGTCGGACAGTATAAATCCGCTGCCAGCAGCATCGCCGCTTTCGGAGACAACACCTTCGCCTCACGCGACCAAGCGTGGCAGCGGAAACGCTATCAGGCAAACGATGGACACCACAAAGATGCTTGGGAAGCCGTCGGACCCAAAGGCGGTCTCGGCTACGACCCGAATGCCGATCTCTCCACCTCTCCCGGCACCCCCGGCTACGAGAGAGCCGCACTCAAATCTGCGACGGATAGACTCGTTGATGGTGAAATCAGCATCAGCGAGATTATGTATGACCGGGGTCTCAACGGCAGCACGCCACAGTGGATTGAAATCTACAACTCTTCGCTGACCGAAGCCGTGAATCTCAACGGCTGGGAACTCCAAATCCGCAATCTCCACGACGCTGAAGGTCGCTATATTGACGGCACAATCAAGTTTAAAGATATAACCGTCCTCCCAAATCAGACGGTCCTCGTTGTCGCCAGAAACGCGACGACGAATCTTCCAGACGGTCGCGTCTATAATATTTATGTCAACCACCGTCGCGATCTGAACATGAGCCGTTTAGATCTGCTCCTGAATCCGATGGGTTTCTATCTAAAGTTGACGGACAAAGGCAATCCGAACCTCCAAGGCGACGATATGGTGATTGATGAGGTCGGAAACATCGCAGCTCGCGGTGCCCGCACGGTAGAATGGGCATTGCCCGAAACGGGTGGCGAGCAGCGCCGATCCATCGTCCGGTTATACGGGATAGCCTTTAGACCCGAAGAAAACGGGTTTGACGGTGAACCCGATCCCCCCGAAGATGGACTGATGGCGGAAGCCTGGATACTCTTTTCAAAAGACGGTCCGAGTCCGAACTACTACGGGGCGCGCGATGACTTAGCGAATCCCGGGTATCGGAAAGGCGGTCCCGTGCCTGTTGAATTAGCAAGCTTCCGACCGGTGCGGACGGAGAATGGTGCCGTCCTCATCAAGTGGCGCACGGAATCTGAGTTGAACAACGC
The sequence above is a segment of the Candidatus Poribacteria bacterium genome. Coding sequences within it:
- a CDS encoding Ig-like domain-containing protein, which produces MTYSATITPSGTGTLRISVPAGAADDGAGNTSNASAHVDVSVDTEAPTPTITVPMTPQNGAFDATIDFGETVTGFVKADVTVGGTATHTVGALSGGTNGSYTLRITPTTSGTITIDVAANVATDGGSNSNNAATQATVTIDKDPPMPTITAPTTDQKDAFDVTIDFGEDVTGFVVGDLTVAGATKASNWKSGDAGPQTYTITLTPTAADGTEGTVTIDVNANVAMDAATNNNTAATQASVSIDKKRPTVMITGAPTAEQKSAFDLTITFNEDVTGFAADDLTVTGEATVTTVAAVGTSKTNYTATITPNAAKEGDVTVKVNANAATDEAGNGNIVSAATGNIHIDTIVPTVSVSGFPTAEQNAAYDLTVTFSEPVNGFAVPADLTLGLTREAGATPIAAAALKSGSDGDAVYTVTITPNAAGTEGDVTVTVDANSVQDFALNNNTASTETTSVHVDTIIPTVSVTGFPTIEKNVAYDLTVTFSEEVNGFAVPADLTVTGPVTASLASGSDGDIVYTVTITPNANDEGDVTVRVNASTVQDFARNDNTASPETDVVHVDTIPPTVSVAVTPPTVEAGGYTAAERNAPYLLTVTFSEEVNGFRKKSTIFGYPGTSRSRTS
- a CDS encoding leucine-rich repeat domain-containing protein; this encodes MTPNEDVQGNLFIEVNAETVRDFALNLNPESVATTQPVRIDTIAPTVEITDLPTGVKGEPFDVTITFAEAVNGFTTEAIALMGPATVLLTAGTDGDAVYTARVTPNPNASGDVTLQIPAGVVEDLAENVNIASDLTAPIPIDTNALTVELKDVPDTVQLGDFSVMIVFSSDVDGFVLGDIEITGDAVVQDSTLLGTGSMYSLTVTPDENTDGDVIITVPAGVAQDATGKSNAASAPQAVAVAPSWMPDPSLRDAFRAQLNLSAGVDFTQQQVRTVTTLESEMVGISDITGVEQATTLTTLVIPGNRITDITPLRRLTRLTTLSLAGNAITNITPLAGLTGLTSLNLSGNGLTSIAALEDLTNLTTLDLSNNALTDISLLENFTELTALNLSGNRITDISPLTALTNLTTLSLNDNPIANFTPIAGLTALTTLELGGTGLRSLDAISGLTGLTVLNLRDNGLTDMTLLANLTGLTTLNLSGNTVGDLTGLTGLTGLTVLNLNDNAVIDIAPLASLTRLTTLALADNAIDTVSSLTSLTLLTSLNLTDNGITDVSPIAGLANLGTLRLMGNPILNTAPLYPLTQRVPPVDIDIEVSQYPPWDVNADGTVDAADSALVTAALGQTGDAIENPRTDVNGDGRVNNADLTLVTANLDVGVAGAPAAENLLSRLDAKTLGTLDRETLETYLHQLRLESDGSLKYRNAIAMLESLLAALRPTETRLLANYPNPFNPETWLPYALAADSSVEIFIYDARGVLVRHLELGHQPAGYYVAKSRAAYWDGRNTHGESVSSGVYFYQLRAGDVSLLRKMVILK
- a CDS encoding lamin tail domain-containing protein; the encoded protein is MFPHKPISVLTLLTVTLVLCLCSQWSAMAQFSEQRLIPLVVQASADSNSDNKYAPATSDVSRRENPVGIDIGPLYLIENADTVNLPAHDFAVYGRAPRGYPTTTTTNPDPDTYDGAGSAEAGILVHVPYEHIRHSMLQEPNSTRMPDLETFFDFGGTLELVTAEDSSLAMRDIVISEIMWAVDRGIDNSPDGGGIMVPNPNYDRSLPVDQNTNPETITIRVPQLQNQEVQWIELYNTTNAAITETLYFLFTPFVSHPTRDTVTFGGTTYKVLDSIDTLFAGLWKLPGKSGDRPNTAFVSAYRAIDYNTVEDGDLDRAAQLAGIPFGANPNSWQATPANGRRNTDIKIIAGNAVIELLSISTPGAKHVTGIHVGRLQQSAVNSDIIVINEVRNDTSNANIDWVELKNVSSGMQQLKDWELSIVTAAGTDTDLVDLPEYEIDSGEILLLVNEDPWVTPLAAGANAANMDEQQRAGAMAYVVDSRLNLPNTGKFMLLLRNNPNKNGKDENIQDYAGNGFFEDFSANVSTQFWPRVGQYKSAASSIAAFGDNTFASRDQAWQRKRYQANDGHHKDAWEAVGPKGGLGYDPNADLSTSPGTPGYERAALKSATDRLVDGEISISEIMYDRGLNGSTPQWIEIYNSSLTEAVNLNGWELQIRNLHDAEGRYIDGTIKFKDITVLPNQTVLVVARNATTNLPDGRVYNIYVNHRRDLNMSRLDLLLNPMGFYLKLTDKGNPNLQGDDMVIDEVGNIAARGARTVEWALPETGGEQRRSIVRLYGIAFRPEENGFDGEPDPPEDGLMAEAWILFSKDGPSPNYYGARDDLANPGYRKGGPVPVELASFRPVRTENGAVLIKWRTESELNNAGFNILRSENRDKDFQVINIKGIIPGNGTSSEEHLYSYTDTTAKLNVVYYYRIEDVSFDGTRRMLATVRLKGEVSAADKLTTRWGDLKARD